From one Lycium ferocissimum isolate CSIRO_LF1 chromosome 5, AGI_CSIRO_Lferr_CH_V1, whole genome shotgun sequence genomic stretch:
- the LOC132058542 gene encoding agamous-like MADS-box protein AGL61 has protein sequence MADKKSVGRQKIPIAKIEKEDARYATFSKRRKGLYKKASELIGQYDDLDIGIIMFSPTGKPYSFVHPTVDAVTDRLLYPNMLSSESNRLAAENSRNKVKELQVKLDDYDITENDEADEINRWDSIEEFDAEEIKKDKIWFKSIDEMLKNRLIQLENGASPSAQAAPKDAN, from the coding sequence ATGGCAGATAAAAAGTCGGTAGGACGTCAAAAGATCCCTATAgccaaaatagaaaaagaagatgCCCGATACGCAACATTTTCAAAGCGTCGGAAAGGTTTGTACAAAAAAGCTAGCGAATTGATTGGGCAATATGACGATCTTGATATAGGAATAATAATGTTTTCACCCACCGGTAAGCCTTACTCTTTTGTTCACCCTACGGTTGATGCTGTTACTGATCGCCTTTTATATCCAAATATGTTGTCAAGTGAAAGTAATCGCCTTGCTGCTGAAAACTCTCGCAACAAAGTGAAGGAACTACAAGTTAAACTTGACGACTATGATATCACAGAAAATGATGAGGCTGACGAGATAAATAGGTGGGACTCCATCGAAGAATTTGATGCAGAGGAGATCAAAAAAGATAAGATTTGGTTTAAGTccattgatgagatgttgaaaAATCGTTTGATACAGTTAGAAAACGGTGCTTCTCCCTCTGCACAAGCCGCTCCAAAAGATGCTAACTAA
- the LOC132058543 gene encoding agamous-like MADS-box protein AGL61: MADKKSLGRQKIPMAKIEKEEARYAAFSKRRKGLYKKASELIGEYDDLDIAIIMFSPTGKPYSFFHPTVDVVIDRLLNPNTLSSESNSLAAENSRNKAKELKVKLDEYDIPKNDETDKMRLWESIKESDVEEVTKHEIWLNSTVAGLKDRLMQLTNGASPSAQSPSEDAN; encoded by the coding sequence ATGGCAGATAAAAAATCGCTAGGACGTCAAAAGATTCCTATGGCcaaaatagaaaaggaagaagcCCGATACGCAGCATTTTCAAAGCGTCGGAAAGGTCTGTATAAAAAAGCTAGCGAATTGATTGGAGAATATGACGATCTTGATATAGCAATAATAATGTTTTCTCCCACCGGTAAGCCTTACTCTTTTTTTCACCCTacggttgatgttgttattgatcgCCTTTTAAATCCAAATACGTTGTCAAGTGAAAGTAATAGCCTTGCTGCTGAAAACTCTCGGAACAAAGCGAAGGAACTGAAAGTTAAACTTGACGAATATGATATTCCAAAAAATGATGAGACTGACAAGATGAGATTGTGGGAATCCATCAAGGAATCTGATGTAGAGGAGGTGACAAAACATGAGATTTGGTTGAACTCCACTGTTGCTGGCTTGAAAGATCGTTTGATGCAGTTGACAAATGGTGCTTCTCCCTCTGCACAATCCCCTTCTGAAGATGCTAATTAA
- the LOC132057359 gene encoding E3 ubiquitin-protein ligase RZFP34-like, with protein sequence MEMDSENYGCSHYRRRCKIKAPCCDEIFDCRHCHNDSKNSLELDPLKRHDIPRHDIKGVICSLCNTEQDVQQTCIQCGVCMGKYFCSKCNFFDDDVSKNQYHCDKCGICRTGGEENFFHCDTCGCCYSKLMKESHICIERAMHHNCPVCFEYIFDTTKNVTVLPCGHTMHLECVMQMERHFQYSCPVCSRSYCDMSRVWEKLDQEVASIPMPEMYQNKMVWILCNDCTETSEVNFHIVAHKCPSCKSYNTRQTRGGTSSCANITERVR encoded by the exons ATGGAGATGGATTCTGAGAATTATGG gTGCTCACATTACAGAAGGAGATGCAAAATTAAAGCACCATGTTGTGATGAGATATTTGATTGCAGGCATTGTCATAATGACTCGAAG AATTCCTTAGAACTTGATCCACTCAAACGCCACGATATTCCTCGCCATGATATAAAAGGG GTCATTTGCTCATTGTGTAATACTGAACAGGAT GTTCAACAAACATGTATCCAATGTGGGGTTTGCATGGGGAAGTACTTTTGCTCAAAATGCAACTTCTTTGACGATGAC GTTTCGAAGAATCAGTACCACTGTGATAAATGCGGAATCTGCAG AACGGGTGGCGAGGAGAATTTCTTTCACTGTGACACATGTG GATGTTGCTATTCAAAGTTGATGAAGGAATCACATATTTGTATAGAAAGAGCGATGCACCACAATTGCCCTGTTTGCTTCGAG TATATTTTCGATACAACAAAAAACGTCACCGTCTTGCCTTGCGGTCACACCATGCATCTGGAATGTGTCATGCAGATGGAACGACATTTCCA GTATTCTTGTCCTGTTTGCTCGAGATCATACTGTGACATGTCCCGAGTCTGGGAGAAACTGGACCAGGAG GTTGCATCAATACCTATGCCCGAAATGTATCAGAACAAGATG GTCTGGATTCTTTGCAATGACTGTACAGAAACATCTGAGGTTAACTTCCATATTGTAGCACATAAATGTCCTAGTTGCAAATCCTACAATACAAGGCAGACAAGAGGAGGCACCAGTTCTTGCGCTAATATTACCGAAAGGGTCAGATGA